In Marmota flaviventris isolate mMarFla1 chromosome 17, mMarFla1.hap1, whole genome shotgun sequence, a single genomic region encodes these proteins:
- the Ush1g gene encoding pre-mRNA splicing regulator USH1G: protein MNDQYHRAARDGYLELLKEATRKELNAPDEDGMTPTLWAAYHGNLESLRLIVSRGGDPDKCDIWGNTPLHLAASNGHLHCLSFLVSFGANIWCLDNDYHTPLDMAAMKGHMECVRYLDSIAAKQSSLNPKLVGKLKDKAFREAERRIRECAKLQRKHHERMERRYRRELAERSDTLSFSSLTSSTLSRRLQHLTLGSHLPYSQATLHGTAKGKTKIQKKLERRKQGGEGTFKVSEDGRKSVRSLSGLQLGSDVMFVRQGTYANPKEWGRAPLRDMFLSDEDSVSRATLAAEPAHSEVSTDSGHDSLFTRPGLGTMVFRRNYLSSGLHGLGREDGGLDGAGTPRGRLHSSPSLDDDSLGSANSLQDRSCGEELPWDELDLGLDEDLEPETSPLETFLASLHMEDFAALLRQEKIDLEALMLCSDLDLRSISVPLGPRKKILGAVRRRRQALERPPALEDTEL, encoded by the exons ATGAACGATCAGTACCACCGGGCTGCCCGCGATGGCTACCTGGAGCTCCTCAAGGAGGCCACCCGGAAGGAGCTGAATGCCCCCGATGAAGATGGCATGACTCCCACCCTCTGGGCTGCCTACCACGGAAACCTGGAGTCGCTGCGCCTCATCGTGAGCCGCGG GGGTGACCCAGACAAGTGTGACATCTGGGGCAACACACCCCTACATCTGGCAGCTTCCAATGGCCACCTGCACTGCCTGTCCTTCCTGGTGTCTTTTGGGGCCAACATCTGGTGCCTGGACAACGACTACCACACGCCGCTGGACATGGCTGCCATGAAAGGTCACATGGAGTGCGTGCGCTATCTGGACTCCATCGCGGCCAAGCAAAGCAGCCTCAACCCCAAGCTGGTGGGCAAGCTGAAGGACAAGGCCTTTCGTGAGGCCGAGCGGCGCATCCGGGAGTGCGCCAAGCTGCAGCGCAAGCACCACGAGCGCATGGAGCGGCGCTACCGGCGAGAGCTGGCGGAGCGCTCGGACACACTCAGCTTCTCCAGCCTCACGTCCAGCACCCTGAGCCGCCGGCTGCAGCACCTGACGCTGGGCAGCCACCTGCCCTACTCGCAGGCCACACTGCACGGCACCGCTAAAGGCAAGACCAAGATCCAGAAGAAGTTGGAGAGGCGCAAACAGGGCGGCGAGGGCACCTTCAAGGTCTCCGAGGACGGCCGCAAGAGCGTCCGCTCACTCTCAGGCCTGCAACTAGGTAGCGACGTGATGTTCGTGCGCCAGGGCACCTACGCCAACCCCAAGGAGTGGGGCCGCGCCCCGCTCCGGGACATGTTCCTCTCGGACGAGGACAGCGTCTCCCGTGCCACGCTGGCGGCCGAGCCTGCCCACTCGGAGGTCAGCACCGACTCAGGTCACGATTCCCTGTTTACCCGCCCCGGCCTGGGCACCATGGTGTTCCGCAGAAACTACTTGAGCAGCGGGCTGCACGGGCTGGGCCGCGAGGACGGGGGTCTGGACGGGGCAGGCACCCCGCGGGGTCGGCTGCATAGCTCCCCCAGCCTGGACGATGACAGCCTGGGCAGTGCCAACAGCCTGCAGGACCGCAGCTGCGGGGAGGAGCTGCCCTGGGACGAGCTGGACTTGGGCCTGGACGAGGACCTGGAGCCCGAGACGAGCCCGCTGGAGACCTTCCTGGCCTCCCTGCACATGGAGGACTTTGCCGCCCTCCTGCGGCAAGAGAAGATCGATCTGGAGGCGCTAATGCTGTGCTCTGACCTCGACCTCCGCAGCATCAGCGTCCCGCTGGGGCCGCGCAAGAAGATCCTGGGGGCCGTGCGGAGGCGGAGGCAGGCGCTGGAGCGCCCGCCAGCCCTAGAAGACACAGAGCTGTGA
- the Otop2 gene encoding proton channel OTOP2: MSEEPTPGPKEIPPAPQAGPREVWKKGGRLLSVLLAVNVLLLACTLISGGAFNKVAVYDTDVFALLTTMMLLTVLWILFYLLRTVRCPDAVPYRDTHAGPIWLRGGLVLFGICTLVMDVFKTGYYSSFFECQSAIKILHPLIQAVFVIVQTYFLWVSAKDCIHVHLDLTRCGLMFTLTTNLAIWMAAVVDESVHQAHSYSSAHGNSNTSHARLTPDPERAGSAVGGDPCPCDTTICQIFQQGYFYLYPFNIEYSLFASTMLYVMWKNVGRLLASPHGHGHIPSQVSLFRETFFAGPMLGLVLFVVGLAVFIIYEVQVSGEGGRTQQALVTYYSFNIICLGLMTLVSLSGSIIYRFDRRVMDHHKNPTRTLDVALLMGAALGQYAISYYSIVAVVVGTPRDLLGALNLAHALLMIAQHTFQNVFIIESLHRGPPGAEPQETLPKEPCQGLTFANLDALHSLPACPPTPRLVSPSPDGPQEAGAIILAPRGHWRRRCLKDISLFLLLCNVILWIMPAFGARPHFSNTVEVDFYGYSLWAAIVNICLPFGIFYRMHAVSSLLEVYVLS; this comes from the exons ATGTCGGAGGAACCGACCCCGGGCCCCAAGGAGATCCCGCCTGCGCCGCAGGCCGGCCCCCGCGAGGTGTGGAAGAAGGGCGGCCGCCTGCTCTCGGTGCTGCTGGCGGTGAACGTGCTGCTGCTCGCCTGCACGCTCATCAGTGGAGGTGCCTTCAACAAGGTGGCCGTGTACGACACCGACGTGTTTGCACTGCTCACCACCATGATGCTGCTGACCGTCCTCTGGATCCTCTTCTACCTCCTCCGCACTGTGCGTTGCCCTGACGCTGTGCCCTACCGGGACACGCATGCTGGCCCCATCTGGCTCCGAG GTGGCCTGGTGCTGTTTGGAATCTGCACTCTTGTCATGGATGTCTTCAAGACTGGCTACTACTCCAGTTTCTTTGAGTGCCAGTCAGCCATCAAGATCCTGCACCCCCTCATCCAGGCTGTGTTTGTCATTGTCCAG ACTTACTTCCTCTGGGTCTCTGCTAAAGACTGCATTCATGTCCACCTGGATCTGACTCG GTGTGGGCTCATGTTCACTCTTACCACCAACCTGGCCATCTGGATGGCAGCCGTGGTGGACGAGTCTGTGCACCAGGCTCACTCCTACAGCAGTGCTCACGGCAACAGCAACACCAGCCACGCCCGCCTCACCCCTGACC CTGAGCGTGCAGGCAGCGCCGTCGGAGGAGACCCCTGCCCCTGCGACACAACCATCTGCCAGATCTTCCAGCAGGGGTACTTCTACCTGTACCCCTTCAACATCGAGTACAGTCTCTTCGCCTCCACCATGCTCTACGTCATGTGGAAGAACGTGGGCCGGCTGCTGGCCTCCCCCCATGGCCACGGACATATCCCCTCCCAGGTCAGCCTATTCCGAGAAACGTTTTTCGCTGGCCCCATGCTGGGCCTGGTGCTCTTCGTGGTGGGGCTGGCTGTCTTCATCATCTACGAGGTCCAAGTGAGTGGAGAGGGCGGCCGCACCCAGCAGGCCCTGGTCACCTACTACAGCTTCAACATCATCTGTCTGGGGCTCATGACTTTGGTCAGCCTGAGCGGCTCCATCATCTACCGTTTTGACCGCCGGGTCATGGACCACCATAAGAACCCCACACGCACGCTGGACGTGGCCCTGCTGATGGGCGCCGCCCTGGGTCAGTACGCCATTTCCTACTACTCCATTGTGGCCGTGGTGGTGGGCACGCCCAGAGACCTGCTGGGGGCACTGAACCTGGCCCATGCTCTGCTCATGATTGCCCAGCACACCTTTCAGAATGTGTTCATCATCGAGAGCCTCCACCGGGGACCACCTGGGGCTGAGCCTCAGGAAACCCTCCCCAAAGAGCCCTGCCAAGGCCTTACCTTTGCGAACCTGGATGCCCTCCACTCCTTGCCTGCCTGTCCACCCACCCCCAGGCTggtcagccccagcccagatggACCTCAGGAAGCAGGGGCCATCATCTTGGCCCCTCGGGGCCACTGGAGACGCCGGTGCCTAAAAGACATCTCTCTGTTTCTCCTGCTCTGCAATGTCATT CTGTGGATCATGCCAGCCTTCGGGGCCCGCCCTCACTTCAGCAATACCGTGGAGGTGGACTTCTATGGCTACTCTCTCTGGGCGGCCATCGTCAACATCTGCCTGCCTTTTGGGATCTTCTACCGCATGCATGCTGTCTCCAGCCTGCTGGAGGTCTACGTGCTGTCCTGA
- the Otop3 gene encoding proton channel OTOP3, translated as MLERTLCPSLAPVDAPPMPSAEVQENEAGPAKEDQGNVGAEETGAPSARQQKSWLVRHFSLLLRRDRQAQKAGQLFSGLLALNVVFLGGAFICSMIFNNVAVTLGDVWILLAVLKALSLLWLLYYTAGTTRRPHAVLHRDPHAGPIWVRGSLVLFGSCTICLNVFRMGYDMSHIHCKSELELIFPVIEIMFMGVQTWVLWKHCKDCVQVQTNLTRCGLMLTLATNLLLWILAVTNDSMHREIEAELSALMEKFSGNETNTCLCLNATVCEVFRKGYLMLYPFSTEYCLICCAVLFVMWRNVGRRLAAHAGPRPGTPPFHLHGAIFGPLLGLLALVAGVCIFVLFQIEASGPAIARQYFTLYYAFYVAVLPAMSLACLAGTAIHGLEEREMDTLKNPTRSLDVVLLMGAALGQVGIAYFSIVAIVATHPQELVNRLILAYSLLLILQHIAQNLFIIEGLHRRPLWEVPPEGPAGKCEAQPPRRGSLLELGQDLRRASLAYIHSYNHLNWKRRILKEISLFLILCNITLWMMPAFGIHPEFENGLEKDFYGYRTWFTIVNFGLPLGVFYRMHSVGGLVEVYLGA; from the exons ATGCTTGAGAG GACCCTTTGTCCCTCTCTAGCTCCTGTTGACGCTCCACCCATGCCCTCTGCAGAAGTGCAGGAGAATGAAGCGGGCCCAGCCAAGGAGGACCAAGGGAACGTGGGGGCCGAGGAGACAGGGGCCCCCAGTGCGCGCCAGCAGAAGTCCTGGCTGGTGCGACATTTCTCCCTGCTGTTGCGGCGGGACCGGCAGGCCCAGAAGGCCGGGCAGCTCTTCTCAGGACTGCTGGCCCTCAACGTGGTGTTCCTGGGTGGGGCCTTCATCTGCAGCATGATCTTCAACAACGTGGCGGTCACTCTGGGCGACGTGTGGATCCTGCTGGCCGTGCTGAAGGCCCTGTCCCTCCTCTGGCTCCTCTACTACACCGCCGGCACCACGCGGCGGCCCCACGCAGTGCTCCACCGGGACCCTCACGCGGGACCCATTTGGGTTCGGG GCTCCCTGGTGCTCTTTGGCAGCTGCACTATCTGCCTCAACGTCTTCCGCATGGGCTACGACATGAGCCACATCCACTGCAAGTCAGAGCTGGAGCTCATCTTCCCCGTCATCGAGATCATGTTCATGGGCGTCCAG ACCTGGGTGCTCTGGAAACACTGTAAGGACTGCGTTCAGGTGCAGACCAACCTCACTAG GTGTGGCCTGATGCTGACGCTGGCCACAAATCTGCTGCTGTGGATTCTGGCTGTGACCAATGACTCCATGCACCGCGAGATTGAGGCCGAGCTCAGCGCCCTCATGGAGAAATTCTCAG gcAACGAGACCAACACCTGCCTGTGCCTCAACGCCACCGTGTGCGAGGTCTTCCGGAAGGGCTACCTGATGCTCTACCCCTTCAGCACCGAGTACTGCCTCATCTGCTGTGCCGTGCTCTTCGTCATGTGGAGGAACGTGGGCCGCCGCCTGGCAGCCCACGCGGGCCCGCGCCCCGGCACCCCACCCTTCCACCTGCACGGGGCCATCTTCGGGCCGCTGCTGGGCCTGCTGGCGCTGGTGGCCGGCGTGTGCATCTTCGTGCTCTTCCAGATCGAGGCCAGCGGCCCTGCCATCGCGCGCCAGTACTTCACCCTGTACTACGCCTTCTACGTGGCTGTGCTGCCCGCGATGAGCCTGGCGTGTCTGGCGGGCACAGCCATCCACGGGCTGGAGGAGCGGGAGATGGACACGCTTAAGAACCCCACCCGCAGCCTGGACGTGGTGCTGCTGATGGGCGCCGCGCTGGGCCAAGTGGGCATTGCCTACTTCTCCATCGTGGCCATTGTGGCCACTCACCCGCAAGAGCTGGTCAACCGGCTCATTCTGGCCTACTCGCTGCTGCTCATCCTGCAGCACATCGCCCAGAACCTCTTCATCATCGAGGGCCTGCACCGCCGGCCGCTCTGGGAGGTGCCTCCGGAGGGCCCCGCAGGGAAGTGCGAGGCCCAGCCTCCCCGCAGGGGCTCCCTGCTCGAGTTGGGCCAGGACCTGCGCAGGGCCTCCCTGGCCTATATCCACTCCTACAACCACCTCAACTGGAAGCGTAGGATTCTCAAGGAGATCTCACTCTTCCTCATCCTCTGCAATATCACA CTATGGATGATGCCTGCATTTGGCATACACCCGGAATTTGAGAATGGGCTGGAAAAGGATTTCTACGGTTACCGGACGTGGTTCACCATCGTCAACTTTGGCCTGCCTCTGGGGGTCTTCTACCGCATGCACTCTGTGGGAGGGTTGGTGGAGGTTTACTTGGGGGCCTGA